tcaaaagCAAGAATCACATTTTCTCCAATACTTGACTGTTAGAAAGAAggttatttaaaaacaaaaaaagagcaATTTAGCTTCGGATATGGTTATTCTGATATATAAATAGAGTATGCTTTGGGATGGAAGGATCCGAACCTCCGCATAGCGGAACCAAAACCCGTTGCCTTACCGCTTGGCCACGCCTCATTTAGATTTCTATTTGAAACCACTAAACACTAATATGGGTATTCCTTGTTCTTCAATTCCAATTCCAAATAGCTATAGCTATGGAATAGATTAGTTTCTTGGTACGATTTTTGCAAGTATGGGTAGAGAATTAAATCGAATTTATTGATCATTACATAAAATTCAATGCCCAAATCTCTTTCTACGGGGAATTCAAAAAGTTTTTTTGTACGACAAATAAATTTGAAGTAATTTGAATTGGTTTAACTCGAATAAGATATAAAGGGGGATTCTTATTTTCCCTATCGCCTATTTGTATTTGTTATGTAGTGTTAtaataatttgttatttttataatattcgatttataataataaaaaattaaataatagaataataatttttttttctatttatactatAGCGGATCACAGAGCACATATATAAAAGAGCTTTATCTGAGTTGTCGAAACTAACCCATTGAGTTTCAATTTTGTAACTTTATGAATCATTATTTCTTTGAATTACTATATCTCTCCTTCCCCTGTTTTCAACCCAACAGAGAAAACCCCTTTTTTTTAGTTTAGTGGATATACAAATAATGTATCAATTTGAATTGATCTAAAGAAATCCTATGTTTGTATAAGAAAATGTAAGAAAATAAATCAAGACATTTTTAGAATTCGAAATTCGAAATACTTTTTTGAAGTATGATACAATTATGACAGAAATCGAAACACTTTTTATATAACGTAAAACAATTACGTTCCCAAAGGCGTAAAACAATTACTTGGGAGCTGTTTCAAGCAAATGTACATTCCCCCTTTTTTGGACAGAGTAGACAAActactctttttttcttttgatattttTGGACCGCTGAAACGAATATCTTGAAATTGGATATgtaaaaacaaagaataaaaaatttctaattataCAGAAAAAAGATCGAGAAAAAAAGACGAGGCCAAAAGAGGAAAAtacaaaagagaagagaaaatgaggatAGAAATAGCAGAAGCTTGGGATAGTCTTTTACTTGCTCAAGTAATAAGGGGCTCCGTGTTAATAACCCAATCAATTCttagaaaatatattatattacctTCATTGATAATAGTTAAAAACATTTCCCGTatgttattatttcaatttcctgAGTGGTCTGAGGATTTAACGGATTGGAATTGAGAAATGCATGTTCAATGCACTTATAATGGTGTTCAATTATCCGaaacataattttcaaaaaacaGGTAAACAAACGGTATTCAGATAAAGATCCTATTTCCTTTTTGCCTGAAACGTTGGCACAGATTTAAACTACAACTCTCTCGTAAAGATCCAATGAAATAAAAGGTCAAAAGAATGATTTTTGCTTTTTAACAGTTTGGGGAATAAAAACTGAAGTACCTTTCGGCTCTCTTAAAAAACGAAGTTCGTTTTTTGAGCCTATTTttaaagaagtaaaaaaaaatgaaaacgaaatgTTTTAtagctttaacaattttaaaataaaaaactaaattgtttCGAAAAGCttcaaatgaaacaaaaaaaaaatggaccACTTaaagcattctatttctaaagGGAATAATAaaagaactttaaaaaataaatccaatTCCATTTTTTGGGATGAGAGAAACATATGAATTGGGCGAAACTAAAAAGGATTCGATAATCAGTAATAAGATGATTCACAAATCATCCCTTCAAATTCAATCTATAGGGTGGACAAATTattcattaacaaaaaaaaagatctGACTAAGAGAACAAACGCaaacaaaaatcaaatacaaaaattCTAATTATAAAAGACAAGAAAAACGAATTTCCAACCCAAGAAATAAATAGTAGTTCTAACAAAATAAGTTATcaagataaaatattaaaattagcaaaaaaaatttgacaaataataaaaagaagaaatattCGATTAAtctggaaattttatttttttataaaattttttattgaaaagatAGACATGGATATTCTTCTATAtatcattaatattccaaaaacCAATACCCAATTTTTCTtgaatcaacaaaaaaaaatggttgaGAACGTGTATCGGTAGTTTCAAAAAATTCAGCAcattttctcaaaaaataatttctaacatatttttataatttagccataaatttagtgttaattgtgaatttatttaattttgtatttaatttgtcaaatacattATGATGGACTTGATTTAATTCGGGTTTTAAAgttaatttgatgaaagttaattactaatattattagttaataatgtattctcatctcaactctaaaacccgaattaaacattaaaaagttaacacttttactttttaaataccaaaatatataacttttataaaatataagtacATAATTagaccaaaaataataaaagtaccaCATTAAAAAAGtgtataacttttgtcaaatatgAATACTTATTTGAaccaaaaaaataacaaaaatatcacATTAAAAAATGTCAAACTCAAAATACTAAATTATGTATTAAACCTAAACTTAATAagcaattatttattttttgagtgaaattagggaaaataaaatatagaGGGAAAAAAGAAAGGAATTTTATCAAACTTTTCTAATGATCTTTTGAGTTGAAAAGGATTGCTTTTGTGGTTGTTTATgatttgcttcttcttcttcttctctctctctctctatcttTTGAGTCCATTGATTTCAGTccaattctttttcttcttttctaataTGGCTTTCTTTTTCCCCCTTTTCTTTGAAAGCTTGTGTTtactattttttgtgaattttaattttttaaagtatatGCATATATCAATGTGTACACCCACATAATACTCAAATAattacatgtaaaataataaaaaaaaaggttgtaTCTTCAAGGGTAAAAAATTGGTTAAAAGGATTGAAAAAATGAGGAATTTGAATAGTAGGGAGAAAATTTCtatgtaattttaccttttttgtttaatattttttattttttaagaggtcattttcataatttgtaatttttttataattttatataattttataaattttaaattgtttacgTGACATATAACAGTGGATTAATATTGTGTAATTTTTTACAGttccactaaattgtaacaaaatcaccaatttcaaacaaataaaaaataaaaggattaaatccgaaTAAATACAAGGACCATTTTTGGAATTTAACCTTAGTGATGGTTAGTAAAAATAAGGATATTATATTTGAGGCCTTGAGGACACAAGGTTCCTTCAATTCACTTGATTGGTATCTCACCAAATTGTGAAGAACATCAATGGAGAAGAACCCTTGTGATCAAATGAAACATGGTGAAGAAGAGAAGCATCTCACCACCAAACTGGGTGGCCTTAAGACCATGCCTTTTGTTATATGTAAGCCTTAAATTCAtctattttttaatcttttaagatATATTGAGATACAAGGATTGTTGATTCACTCCTTAACTaatcgatgtggaattaaattgtttttgtttatgCAGCAACCGAGACATTTGAGAAAGTTGCAAGCTTTGGTCTTCATGCAAATATGATTTTGTACTTAATAAATGAATATCACATGTCCAATGCCAAGGGAGCTAACGTTCTATTCCTGTGGTCTGCAATTTCGAATTTCATGCCAATCCTTGGTGCTTTTCTCTCTGATTCTTTCCTCGGCCGCTTTCGCGTTATCGCGCTCGGAACATTCGTCAGCCTTCTTGTAAGCAAAAGTATTTTCTTAAAACGGTTAATCCGTAAGGAGAAAACGGATACATTAATGTATGATGTATGGTTATTCTGGCAGGGAATGAGCTTGTTATGGTTAACTGCTGCCCTTCCGCAAGCAAGGCCTCCTCAATGCAACGGTCTGGCGACAGAAAGTTGTGCATCTCCAAAAGCAGCTCAGCTGGCGCTTCTCTTCTCATCTTTTGCTTTAATGTCAATCGGAGCCGGTGGCATTAGGCCATGTGCCTTGGCCTTCGGTGCTGATCAGTTGTACAATCCTAGCAACCCTGAAAACAAGAGGGTGTTGCAAAGCTTCTTCAACTGGTATTATGCTTCAGTTGGACTTTCACTCATGGTTTCCGTAACTGTTATTGTGTATATTCAAGATGCAGCCGGGTGGGTCATAGGCTATGGAGTTCCAGCAGGGCTCATGTTCCTCTCCACAGTCATGTTCTTATTGGGTTCACCACTTTACATTAAATTGATGCCTGCTAAGAGCTTGTTTACAAGCTTTGCTCAAGTCATGGTGGCAGCTTGGCACAACAAACACTTGGCTTTGCCAGCAATGGAATCTGATCCAGGCATATGGTACTATCACAAAGGTTCCAAGCTTATTGCACCAACACAAAAATTGAGGTAATTAATATCTAATTATGACCTCTAATTGATTAGGAGGGAACGGATATGAACACATAATACAAATATGGGTAAAAGTAATACAAAGGCTTTTATATTAAGAGTTGGATTATATTTGACCCATTTTactaaaaaatgaacaaataagtccttatacattaaatcaaagagcaaactagtcattgtgttaaaaatttcatctatttatactgttaaaaactggtccCACTATATCAGAATGAGGTACATATGGCACGTCATGTGTAATTTTTAGTTATTCTGTTAGCTatactaatttttaacaatagaattgaataaaatttttaatagaaaaaatcaatttgctctttaaccTAATGTACAATTATTAATTTGCTCATACTTTTAGTAAATGGGATAAAATGCGATCTAACTCCTAATTGAGGagtctccatgatacttttacccacTGATATGTTACAATATAGATATAGTGATACgataattttaacaaaattagagtACAGGTgttgataataataaaattatattttatatagttatagatgataaaaatgtaaaatgaatGGGTTCAAAAGAAATAATGTAAAGTGAATAGTtatcaattaaatattaatgtttaaataacttttaaagatgtaaaaataaaatttgaagtaaaaaagaGTTAACTTTTAGAAAaccattaaaagttaaaaaaaaaaattcttgattTGTGGTCGGGTATGTTCAAACATCTCTAATTGTATCTTGTTCTTGTTTTGATCgtgtctaattttatttttacattttgacgTGGTCTTAAGTGccccatgattttttttttgtgctgAAGTTATATTTGTGTTAGACATATGCTTGACATTTGAATGTTCTAGTTAAAAGACTTAActatatatgttgagatttaaaCCCATTCTTAACAAATACAAAACGATAAGACACTCGAACCAAAATAGAGTTGAAGTCCACACAATAATGTCATGTATTATGTCAAATTTCTTGTCAGGTTTCTTAACAAAGCTTGTATGATCGGAAATCCGGAGAAGGATATAGACATGGATGGCAAGGCTATAAATCCATGGAACCTATGCACTGTGAAACAAGTGGAAGAATTGAAAGCATTAATCAAAGTGCTCCCCATTTGGTCTAGTGGGATCATGATCGCCGTATCCATCAGCCAACACTCCTTTCCGGTGCTCCAAGCCAGGGTCATGGACCGTCACTTAATTCCTGGAGGACTACAAATCCCTGCTGGTTCCTTTGGCGTCTTCGCAATGATTACACTCACGATATGGGTCGCTACCTATGATCAAATCATAGTCCCCTTGCTATCTAAGTTCACCAAACGATCACGAGGGTTCAGCTTGAAAGAACGAATGGGAATGGGCTTAGCAATATCTTGTGTGGCAACGGCGGTGGCAGCAATGGTGGAGAGCAAGCGGCGAGCCACCGCAATAAGACAAGGATTGGGTGACAAACCCCATGGGATGGTGCACATGAGTGGAATGTGGTTAGTGCCACAATACAGCCTGATTGGATTAGCCGAGGGACTCAATGCAATTGGACAAATAGAGTTCTACTACTCTCAGTTCCCTAAGAGCATGGCTAGCATTGGAGTGGCACTTTTTGCCCTTGGGATGGCGGTGGGGAACTTGGTTGGTAGCCTTATAGTTGGAGCAGTAGATAAGTTGACCTCAAAAGGAGGAAAACAGAGTTGGGTATCAAACAACCTTAATATGGGTCATTATGACTATTATTATTGGATTCTTACAATTTTAAGTGTGATTAATGTGTTTTTTTACTTGATCTGTTGCTGGGCTTTTGGATCTAGTgacaacaaaaacaaaatagtatgggATGAAGAGGAAGGCACTGAAGATGAACTAGAACTAGAACTAGGTGACCATGCCAAGGGAGTGGCATCTCCCATTGTTTTTACTCATTGATCTTTCAATGCTATGTTTTTACCTAGAATTTGTGTAGCacaatttattttctctttttcttttgtttttgttattatataaataaatataagtagCTATgttttttcatgtaaaataaaGGCAACTAAAAATATTACCATGTCTCAAGATGGTTATAAGCATCAAGGACTTTGTTACTAGTCCAAAACACATGGAATATATCTTCCCATCCCTCCACTGGCCACAAAGAATGTATCTACCATCAACATTCAGACCTTTGTTTTCTATATTGCATTTAGTTGGCAGTAGGTTGTGTAATAGCCTCCACTTGAAAATAGTAGTAAGTTCAAGCTTTGAGCTCAATTCAATAATTGTCAGACTTAATTCgagtatttttaaataaatttaaataatttatgagCATTAATATCTTTATCTATATTCCTAAAtgtaattctttaaaaaaaatcaataattttagtttaaaactatAACAATTAACCTTATATCTTTTAACATCTTTATCCCAAAATCACATTgtcaattaatattaaattaagaaaaagttcATAAGTTATGGATTTTGCATTAGTATTTCATAAAATACTACAACCATAGTTAAATCATCAAACATATCTTAGAATctaaacaaaaaccaaaaattaagTTGATATCAAGTTGAAATTTAAGAGGTTGATAATTTACAAGTATTTTCAGACGATCAATCTTATGGGAGTATGACTTGACATAAGTTTACGAAGGTTGAGTACAATCAACCTATTCTTTAATAACTTCTTTGATGAGTTCTTTGAGTTGATCGACAACGACAACTTCATTGTTTTTCAATTAAAGTTTTTTAGCAACATGCGCATTGGGTTGTTCAACAGCCTCTCTTGCAAATTCTCATGTTGGACTTCTTCGTTGGCTAGCTTCTTCTCAGTAAGATAAAAAACCCTTTCCATCATGAAAGCAATTTAGTCATTCTTTTCCTTGAGACTTATGGCAAGACTCTCCACCGTTTTTGCTAGAGATGTCATTTTTCTTCCAATTGTGGTGCCAATTTTCATGACATTCATCactttagaatttaattttggGGGAGATGCTAGGACAAAACTATCGCTTGATTTACTTTCTTTTTGAATGACAATCGACGGGCTACACTTTAGATCCACGAGTAGATATTTCTTCTAGTTCATTATTTGGCAAAGATGCATAATAGGTGGATTGCCACTTAACATTGAAGAAATTTGACCAAATAACTCTATTAGTGCCATGGGGATAAGCAAGAACATTGATGCTTGGCAGTGAAGTCCAAAAGTCATTGCAActttaaactttgatttttgGAAAGGAGATGAAAGGCAAAGATATCCCTATTGGACGTGCCAGAAATTTATACACATAAATATCAAGTCGAaaattaactttgaaaatttggcaataaattttaattatcaacTTTGAAAGAATTACAACTTATAAACTCTAAATTTCTTGATTGTaaagaaatttcttttaattttttcttttcttggtgGAGCTTCAATCCAATTTTTATTTAGGCTTGATCTTGAAAAGATGTGGTTTGCTTCACATGTCGTGGTAACTTGCTCTTGAAATGAATTTTTAACTTGCTTTCTTTGGCTAAACACGATCAAAAGGTAGATTTCTTCAAACCTGATATGTTGTTCTTCAAGATTTCTTCAAGTTATTTAGAAATTTCTTGAGATTTTGAAGAGAGATCTAAGTCTAAATATTCTTTTCTTCAAagaatttttgaatatttaaactTATGAATGTGTAGAATAGTTTAGAGGTGGCCTCTTTTATAGTGTCACTCCTTTGAATAAAAGAAAACTTGTGAAATGTACAGTCTTTATTGAAGTGATCCACAAAGAgtaaactcttttatttattatttgtatcacattaatttaattaattagaaataaaataataatatgatattatcatttaattatttacttttaattagtgataatataattttttattatttactttaaaattaatttaaaataattatgacATAGTATGTGAtgtcatcaatttaacacatgatACTTTACATGtgttattttgtaattaatttgaaaaaaaatcgtCTACAgttgtcttttaattttttttttccaaaaagggGAGTAGTTGTGGTTGggaatgattttttaattaaaagttctgttttgtggttatttttaGAGTAAGGATGAAGTCATAAGTTTATCTTTGAGGGgtcaaattaaattatgaaatttaaagatgttaaagtttaattttttttatatgtttgttagtttagaattttaaaaggattaaattgagactTTTTTCATCTTTGAAGGGTCAAAgtttatttttaccattaaagTAATTTATAGGCTctgatcatatttgttctttttgacacGATATCGAAAGCTATCCATAGCCCCTctctaacccataaataggaggataatgtgcttcagtgcactcaaacccacatcctcctaTATTAGCAATAATACTCATGCCagtcgaattaagactcaatctaCATTCAAACTTGTTATTTAACCAACAACATATGTAGATATCTTCTTGAGAGAGGATTATAGAATTgggaaattagaaaaaaaatatttatttttagagttgttttattttgagaatgtcattattgaattatttaaatacaGTTActaactaataataaaaaatagatagaaaaaataaattgcaaTTTAAGTAAGGGCGAATTTAGGGGGCTGGTCGGCcctcctaaaataaaaaattttctattttggtcttttaaaattctaatttaaattagtaaagataaaattacactttggctccccttaaaaatgataaaattttcatttaatcttttaaaaattatatttttactatcgtaaaaattataatttaatttcaactccTCAAAATATTTTCTGACTTCgctaatgaaaaaaaatgaatttaaattataatttgtatTGTTAATAGTTTTtgctacaattttttttttcattattgttTTATTAGTTGTGGCGCAACTCTTATCATCATATAATGACACATAGTTTGatattagtttaataaatttaaataaaaagctTGTGTTCCAAACTCATACTTTAAAagcaatataatttaaatataaaattcataattttttaattattagtggGCAAACATCAAATTGTTGTTATCCACGTCCTCCTCATCATTAATCCTCAAAAATCCCATCGCCATTATGTGAAGTTGGATCACTTGAGTACAACTATCATCTATTTCAATCCctttaaattttatacaaatatacGAATGTTTAATAAATTCAAAGAAGATTGAGTTATAGTTCAGTTGGCATCGATATTattactagcactggaggacatAAGCTTGAGTGCACTGAAAtatattatctttctatttaaaaattaaggagGGGCTATGAGTAATTctaggcattgtatcaaaaaataaaaaccaaaaatcatGATGCTACACTATATAAAAAgaagtaaataatatatataccatatcACATCTCGGATCTGATGAAATAGGATGAATTGAGACAATATTTTGTAAATATGTAATTATCTTGAATATActaattatttctatattttccGATTTCCTAGAAGGGACAAAAGAAACATCTTGTTCTTGCTTCAACAATTTCTGATCTTTAGGGAACCTCTCAGTAAGATTCGAACCCTGATAAAGTTCTGAACATCTATCAGAGAAAAAAGAACGAATGGATTTTGTAAGATTCCcaaatttttttgattatttcaaaaaataaatgatCATTCATCTGCTTCTCACGTTCCATGAATAGTCGAGATAAATtagttaatatataaaaaatcttcAAACTGCTATCTCCTGTTTAAACAtctgatttattatttttacccattaaatatgaaaatttaaaaagttttaatcttatatatttgaatttgagtgtttagtaaataaattaaattaaatctttgCAATTAATAAAATTACAACATGATatagaaattttgagaaaaattactGCAATTGAAATTAAGAGTTGTAGAGGATAAAAATAATAGATTAACTTACAAAGTATAAGAACTTTAGACTTGATTGATAAgagtgttgaaaaattttaaatttattgaaaattaatattttgaatgatttaatattttatatatgtttgataattcaaaataaaaataatttgataatttttttataaaaaatgtagaaaataattaagtaagagctttcaattaattttatttatttaatattatattattttataaaaattttatgtttaaaatttaatttttttagaacaaaGTGAAATGTCTacaaattaaggataaaatgtaaaatttaaattttttttataatttaatatctatatttatcaaacaatataattatatttcgtaattaattttaagtaatatatcaaatatttttataacttaaatttagtACTTCAATTTTCAATGCTTAATTTTTTAACTCTTATTTTCCTTGTATTTAATTTTTCAGTTTATCAAACAACaccttatttaaatattatttactaatatgagattttttgatatattaatcataaaaatttaaggCAACAAGACTTCTTAAGtccctattaattttaaattttagtaaattaatCCTTATCAAAGAATGATGAGTAATTTAATTTGTGTGAATTTCAAAATTGAGCAACTCACATGgtaataaggaaaaaaattaattttaaataaaaacacgTGTAAAATGTTTATTGATAAACATGACTTAATTTTTACACTTGATTTCCACCtagtcaaaagaaaaaaaaagttaaattataatttaacccaTAGCCTAACCCCTGAGAAACCCTTATCTTCAACCTCTTAAAACCCTGAACTATGGAGAGATAAAACCAAAAGGTTAAATTATACTATTTGTCCCTATACTTtgaaagttatggatttagtctttatattttgatttggttatttttagtctttgtacatttcaaattttagaattttcaatCCTTATCAaatgataactattaaattcCTAAGTTGATTTATTCTATTCCCAAAAATTGATGCGTTAAACGTATTATAATACATGTAATGCTATGTCAACTTGTTATTTGcgtcaaaattgaaatttcaaaattcccGACTCAGAATGATCTAATTataaaatatggactaaatctataaTTGTACGTATAATacaagactagtaattgaatttaaacaaTTACTGTTTGAATCAAGACTAaaattcaaaattcgaaaagtatagagaccaaaattgaccaattaaaaatgtacaaggactaaatccataacttttgTTATGATGGGATTTCATCACTTCCTATACAATTCCAAGTTCTCATGAAATTCTAAAGCATAAATTCGTTCCCTTTATTTTTGTTATGATGGGATTTCATGTTCCCATATGAGATGGAAGTGAATGACAATTGTTCACACCTCAATTTATCTATAATTCCAACTTGTGCTATTAAAGTCTTAATCCTTCATTTTTCATCCTCCAATACGTATATTGTgatgaatatttaaaattattccaTAATAGCTGCatctattttcatttaaaaactaAAGGgtagtcgattgagtcttaactcgattgatatAAGCATTGTTGTCAATATAGGAGGATGTAGATGTAAGTGCGCTGAAacacattatccttctatttataggTTAGGAAAGGACCATAAATAGTTCTAGGTataatgtcaaaaaaaaaaatataatcagaacatataataaaattgttaataaaaaaaggtaaataGCAAAAGTACCATTTTTTTGATTAGCCTCCCTACCCTTGAAGGTTACCCTGCAACTTGACCAAATCACAatgaaactaaaaaaaagaagaagaagataataaaGTGGCCGAGTTTTCAATTTGTTACATATAATTCCCATCTTTTTATTATCGATTGATGGGGTTTcctataaattgattttttttgttaaaagtttTATTCATTTGTAGATAAAAGTATCATGAAGGCCttatattaagagttagattgcattttgctccatctactaaaaaatgagcaaattaatccTTGTATATTAGAGTAACGAGCAAACTGATAATTTATATTGCTAAAAATTGATGTGACTGATGAAATAATGAAACAGTAACACGTGGTATGCCACATATCCCTCATGTTTACGTATATGGACCattttttaacagtagaaattgataatttttaaccGAATGACCAATTTGCGTTTTAATCTAGCATACTTGGACTAATTTTCTAGTTTTTGGTAGAAGGGGTAAAATGCAATCTCACTTCTAGTATAGGAACCTTCATAATACTTTTCCCTCCATTTGTGTTAAGTGATTATCTagctttttcaattttttttaggtaAGTGGCGTAGAATTAAGTGATGTAGGAGTTTGATTGCATTTTACCTTCTCTAAGTTTGATTGCATTTTACCTTCTCTACTTAGATAAATTGGTTCTTGTAAGCTAGATTAAAgaacaaattggtcattttattaaaaatttcatccatttttgtaGGTAAGTGATGATGTGGTTGATGGCACAACCAAACAATCATATGTGATGTTCCATATGTACCTTTCCATGTTtgcaaatatttaaaaaaataaaaatccaaaacaaataaataaaattttctaataattatttaaaaaaccacGTTTAGGATGAACCTAGACAACCTTGTATATAtttgtgtgtatatatttgaattataagaaattattaaaaaatattaagaattataagaaattaataaaataagactCACCAACATGATTAACTAAAAATATCAACTCAATtgtcaattgagtcttaacttgattaGCATGAGTATTGTTGCCAATGCAAAAGGACAtgggttcgagtgcgttgaagcgcattatcctcctagttatgggttggggaggggttatgggtagttctaggcattgtgtcaaaaataacagatatgattagaacctataatgagattgttcaaaaaaatttttgaataattttctaaatttttatatatagttttaataatattaaaagttttaatgatt
This window of the Gossypium hirsutum isolate 1008001.06 chromosome A09, Gossypium_hirsutum_v2.1, whole genome shotgun sequence genome carries:
- the LOC107892348 gene encoding protein NRT1/ PTR FAMILY 1.1; this translates as MEKNPCDQMKHGEEEKHLTTKLGGLKTMPFVISTETFEKVASFGLHANMILYLINEYHMSNAKGANVLFLWSAISNFMPILGAFLSDSFLGRFRVIALGTFVSLLGMSLLWLTAALPQARPPQCNGLATESCASPKAAQLALLFSSFALMSIGAGGIRPCALAFGADQLYNPSNPENKRVLQSFFNWYYASVGLSLMVSVTVIVYIQDAAGWVIGYGVPAGLMFLSTVMFLLGSPLYIKLMPAKSLFTSFAQVMVAAWHNKHLALPAMESDPGIWYYHKGSKLIAPTQKLRFLNKACMIGNPEKDIDMDGKAINPWNLCTVKQVEELKALIKVLPIWSSGIMIAVSISQHSFPVLQARVMDRHLIPGGLQIPAGSFGVFAMITLTIWVATYDQIIVPLLSKFTKRSRGFSLKERMGMGLAISCVATAVAAMVESKRRATAIRQGLGDKPHGMVHMSGMWLVPQYSLIGLAEGLNAIGQIEFYYSQFPKSMASIGVALFALGMAVGNLVGSLIVGAVDKLTSKGGKQSWVSNNLNMGHYDYYYWILTILSVINVFFYLICCWAFGSSDNKNKIVWDEEEGTEDELELELGDHAKGVASPIVFTH